From a single Miscanthus floridulus cultivar M001 chromosome 8, ASM1932011v1, whole genome shotgun sequence genomic region:
- the LOC136469801 gene encoding uncharacterized protein, with product MDRSWIFGTQFTPAYVKGVEEFMKFVSERYPEDSHILCPCSKCLNQTLRSQDDVSDHIHIYGMSATYTRWIHHGELVDTIVVENLEQPKVEGSDHDFGKHVDVADDDYDEDHRVLEMIGDLYATAEADGEQPRFARVLEDAKKSLSPGSSHLKFSFLVRMLYIKSRYRISNTGFSIMMKLLSSGFPQSELPKSYDEAKKYLGELGLGYENIHVCKNNCVLFRKRYEKENVCLVCKTSRWQDETRNKKVPHKVLRHFPLLPRLKRIFASKRTSKETQWHKKKRTPVDNVMSHPADGEAWKDFDMREPSFADDPKNLRLTLATDGFNPFGNMSTQYSPKSPGKDFDLFLEPLIEELLDLWKGVSTYDACTGQKFNLRAAVLWCIHDFPALSTLSGRTTKGTHARQRSLTFDGKRENKEQPGKFTLEEVLEELEKVKDVWPGKHHEIIRNKRKRNEGPKIYSRKGKTKDTTNARLDLHDMGIRLELHLQQHGNSVIAPPAPYVLGKDQKTELCKFLKGIKFPDGYAANLARYISEDGSKVQRKLKTHSCHILLQRIIPAGLRGLVRKDVYEAVADLGTFFRELCSRNLRIDVVKRLKEEIPLILCKLEKIFPPAFFDVMVHLAVHLPNEALLRGPIQYGWMYPIERRLGTLKNFVRNRARPEGSIAEAYMASDTLTFCSRYMEDIDNRFNHHDDNDGEMPLPDDISIFKHGVTLVGSNRSQYIDDDDDTESIEQPQPLETKFLAGYSQKVLASKKKKIGPTMAPGVRASKRMQRKAMELVVRTIQLQRNSVEVVLKTVQVLMKTMQLERKTLKES from the exons ATGGATAGAAGCTGGATTTTTGGGACACAATTCACACCTGCATATGTgaaaggagttgaagagttcatgaaATTTGTCAGTGAAAGATACCCCGAAGATAGCCACATACTTTGTCCGTGCAGCAAATGTCTTAATCAAACTCTGCGGTCTCAGGATGATGTAAGTGACCATATACACATTTATGGGATGTCAGCTACATACAccaggtggattcatcatggggagtTGGTAGATACTATAGTAGTTGAGAATTTGGAGCAGCCGAAGGTCGAAGGAAGTGATCATGACTTTGGGAAACATGTGGATGTGGccgatgatgattatgatgaggatCACAGAGTACTAGAGATGATAGGAGATCTGTATGCTACGGCAGAGGCTGATGGAGAACAACCAAGGTTTGCAAGAGTCCTTGAAGATGCAAAGAAGTCACTTAGCCCAGGATCTAGCCATTTGAAATTCTCTTTTCTGGTGAGGATGTTGTATATCAAGTCTCGTTATCGAATTAGCAATACAGGATTTTCCATAATGATGAAGCTATTGTCATCAGGATTCCCTCAGAGTGAGTTGCCAAAATCATATGATGAGGCCAAGAAATATCTTGGAGAATTGGGCCTTGGTTACGAAAAcatccatgtgtgcaagaacaatTGTGTGTTGTTTCGGAAGAGGTATGAAAAAGAGAATGTGTGCCTAGTATGCAAGACGTCTAGATGGCAAGATGAAACTAGGAACAAGAAGGTTCCACACAAGGTATTGAGGCATTTTCCACTTTTGCCAAGGTTGAAAAGAATTTTTGCTTCAAAGCGAACTTCTAAGGAAACACAATggcacaagaaaaagaggacgccAGTCGACAATGTAATGAGCCATCCAGCTGATGGAGAAGCATGGAAGGACTTCGACATGAGGGAACCATCCTTTGCAGATGATCCAAAGAACCTGAGGCTTACCTTAGCTACCGATggattcaatccatttggcaacatGAGTACGCAGTACA GTCCAAAATctccaggaaaggattttgaTTTGTTCCTTGAGCCCCTAATTGAAGAACTGCTCGATCTATGGAAGGGTGTCAGTACCTACGATGCATGCACTGGTCAGAAGTTTAACCTTCGTGCTGCCGTGTTGTGGTGTATACATGATTTTCCAGCGTTGAGCACGTTATCAGGGCGAACAACAAAAGG GACACATGCAAGGCAGAGAAGCTTGACTTTCGATGGTAAGCGTGAAAACAAAGAGCAACCAGGCAAGTTCActttggaggaggtcctagaggagctagagaaggtgaaagatgtctggCCAGGGAAGCATCATGAAATTATTAGAAATAAAAGGAAGCGCAATGAGGGTCCAAAGATTTATAGCCGCAAA GGCAAGACCAAGGACACAACCaatgctaggctagatttgcatgatatggGCATAAGACTTGAATTGCACTTACAGCAGCATGGCAACTCAGTcattgctccacctgctccatatGTCTTGGGGAAGGATCAGAAAACCGAGTTATGCAAGTTTCTCAAAGGTATCAAGTTTCCTGATGGATATGCGGCTAACctagcaagatacataagtgaAGATGGTTCAAAGGTGCAGAGAAAGCTTAAAACACATTCTTGCCACATACTCCTGCAAAGAATCATACCTGCTGGCCTAAGAGGACTGGTGAGGAAGGATGTATATGAAGCAGTTGCAGACCTCGGGACCTTCTTCAGGGAACTATGCAGTAGAAATCTAAGGATTGATGTTGTCAAACGGCTAAAAGAAGAAATTCCATTGATCCtatgcaagcttgagaaaatCTTTCCACCTGCCTTCTTTGATGTCATGGTGCACTTGGCCGTCCATCTTCCTAATGAGGCACTGCTTAGAGGACCTATTCAGTAcggatggatgtacccaatagaaaGGCGGCTAGGCACTTTGAAGAATTTTGTAAGGAACAGGGCGAGGCCGGAAGGATCAATTGCTGAGGCATATATGGCAAGTGACACATTGACTTTTTGTTCTAGGTATATGGAGGATATTGACAATAGATTTAAccatcatgatgataatgatggagAGATGCCATTGCCTGATGACATCTCTATTTTTAAGCATGGTGTTACTCTTGTTGGATCTAATAGGAGCCAGtacattgatgatgatgatgacactgaATCTATTGAGCAGCCACAGCCCCTGGAAACTAag TTTCTTGCAGGGTATAGTCAGAAAGTCCTAgcttcaaagaagaagaagataggcCCCACCATGGCGCCAGGAGTTAGGGCTAGTAAGAGA ATGCAGAGGAAGGCGATGGAGCTGGTGGTCAGGACAATACAGCTACAGAGGAATTCAGTGGAGGTGGTGCTCAAGACAGTACAGGTGCTGATGAAGACAATGCAGCTGGAGAGGAAGACACTGAAGGAAAGTTGA